A portion of the Paenibacillus hamazuiensis genome contains these proteins:
- a CDS encoding S1C family serine protease has product MFNRKFCGEKFLHALVLSCLLIGAAPTLTLAAEADPVPAVIEKTTPSVVAIIGKPSSEEKTIDNNRFNLAHGTGVIVRSDGYIVTNAHVVKDMRNIIVVTSEGKSYSGKTTHFDEESDLALVKIEATGLPAATFASASDIQVGQSVIAIGTPLSFALRNSVTVGIISGMDRSVQSQYQLIQTDAAINPGNSGGALVNMKGQVVGINTLKYVSVGVDGLGFAIPVNTVQYVLDQFFKYGKVKRPYLGLELEESWESVVGLPSGDGLKVSYVQPDSPAAKAEIKKGDILLSVGNAAVSNLVDYNETLKNYLPGQSAALKLQTASGIVQRDVTFEEDPAGASQAGPDQDGAYIDSDQGKTRIGDSHYGWSMNYPSGLVKAKQSDSGDSISFGDSKGEFAIIISVSEKQSEDLSPYGLLQKLTGYATDTVLEKQYVDTAPHPYAKLIGKTDSDGYYQVRAFLNKDRIYYVTLYVDKEENYQNPAKQNSYNDLLDTFQLSFDAEDNLLKDVSVYQNKNTVTTEYGLSLDVPGEWTPSSLSADLSYTSQDGNRSITLRVTSASSGDTLKEWASRQELKFKNSYVEQYREVSGLKETTAAGVPAYVNRFSSTMGDKWTTRHVVYFLKDKYKYRLEISFPKDTNADEAETLVADTLKSLSFNKESLNKMLGFIQDDDDLVDASKSYTYNNATYKYSLRVPEIWFSGGYDQDGAPDSQVKTFSFFGGSFTVEADDRTSLEDALKKTSQSYKKNAEEDADYRYTETDEELLGGAAKKYSLTYKSKNVPYTQTEYVFSRGGITYTVRYKINEAVKTEEAVKRINDCLESMRFLPPKSGITP; this is encoded by the coding sequence GTGTTCAACCGAAAATTTTGCGGGGAGAAGTTTCTGCATGCGCTTGTTTTAAGCTGCTTGCTTATTGGCGCCGCTCCTACCCTTACCCTCGCCGCCGAAGCCGATCCCGTTCCCGCGGTGATTGAGAAAACGACGCCGTCGGTCGTCGCCATTATCGGCAAGCCGAGTTCCGAAGAGAAAACGATCGACAACAACCGCTTCAATCTGGCGCACGGCACCGGCGTCATCGTCCGCAGCGACGGGTACATCGTGACCAACGCCCATGTGGTAAAAGACATGCGAAACATTATTGTCGTTACGTCCGAAGGAAAATCATACTCCGGCAAAACGACGCATTTTGACGAGGAAAGCGACCTTGCCTTGGTGAAAATCGAAGCGACGGGACTTCCCGCCGCCACTTTTGCCTCAGCGTCGGATATTCAGGTAGGCCAGTCGGTGATCGCGATCGGCACCCCGCTTTCGTTCGCTCTGCGAAACTCCGTCACGGTCGGCATTATCAGCGGCATGGACCGCTCCGTCCAGTCGCAATACCAGCTTATTCAGACCGATGCCGCGATCAATCCCGGCAACAGCGGCGGCGCTCTCGTCAATATGAAGGGGCAGGTGGTCGGCATCAACACGCTGAAGTATGTTTCCGTCGGCGTGGACGGACTCGGCTTTGCGATACCGGTCAATACGGTGCAGTATGTGCTTGACCAATTTTTCAAATACGGGAAAGTGAAGCGCCCTTACCTCGGACTTGAGCTGGAGGAAAGCTGGGAATCCGTCGTCGGTCTTCCTTCCGGGGACGGGTTGAAAGTATCTTACGTCCAGCCGGATTCGCCGGCGGCGAAGGCGGAAATCAAAAAAGGCGATATTTTGCTTTCCGTCGGAAACGCCGCCGTGAGCAATCTGGTCGATTATAATGAAACGTTGAAAAATTATTTGCCCGGGCAGAGCGCTGCCCTGAAGCTGCAAACCGCCTCCGGAATCGTGCAGCGGGACGTTACGTTCGAAGAAGACCCGGCCGGTGCATCGCAGGCCGGCCCCGACCAGGATGGGGCCTACATCGATTCGGACCAGGGCAAAACGCGCATCGGCGACAGCCACTACGGCTGGTCGATGAATTATCCGTCCGGCCTCGTCAAAGCGAAGCAGTCCGATTCCGGCGACAGCATCAGCTTCGGTGACAGCAAGGGCGAATTTGCGATCATCATTTCGGTCAGCGAGAAGCAGAGCGAGGACCTGTCTCCATACGGTCTTCTGCAAAAGCTGACCGGCTACGCGACCGATACCGTGCTGGAGAAGCAGTATGTGGATACGGCGCCGCATCCTTACGCCAAGCTGATCGGAAAAACCGACTCCGACGGATATTATCAGGTTCGCGCTTTTTTGAATAAAGATCGAATCTACTATGTGACACTGTATGTGGATAAAGAAGAGAATTACCAGAACCCTGCCAAGCAAAACAGCTACAACGACCTGCTCGATACGTTCCAGCTCAGCTTCGATGCCGAGGATAACCTGCTCAAGGATGTTTCCGTATATCAAAACAAAAATACGGTTACGACCGAATACGGGCTTTCCCTGGATGTCCCCGGGGAATGGACGCCGAGCTCACTTTCCGCTGATTTGTCCTATACGAGCCAGGACGGGAATCGGTCAATTACACTGAGGGTCACCTCCGCTTCGTCGGGAGATACGCTGAAGGAATGGGCCTCCCGGCAGGAGCTCAAATTCAAGAATAGCTACGTTGAACAATACCGGGAGGTGTCCGGCCTGAAAGAGACGACTGCAGCCGGGGTTCCGGCCTATGTCAACCGTTTCTCCTCCACTATGGGGGATAAATGGACCACGCGCCATGTCGTCTATTTTCTCAAGGATAAGTATAAGTACCGTCTTGAAATCTCGTTCCCGAAAGATACGAACGCGGACGAAGCGGAAACGCTGGTCGCCGATACGCTCAAATCGCTCTCGTTCAACAAGGAATCGCTGAACAAGATGCTCGGCTTCATTCAGGACGACGATGATTTGGTGGATGCCTCAAAGAGCTACACTTACAACAATGCCACCTACAAATATTCGCTTCGCGTGCCGGAAATATGGTTTTCCGGCGGTTATGACCAGGATGGGGCGCCCGACAGCCAGGTCAAAACGTTCTCGTTTTTCGGCGGCAGCTTCACGGTGGAAGCGGACGATCGCACCAGCCTGGAGGATGCGTTGAAAAAGACGTCTCAATCTTATAAGAAAAATGCGGAGGAAGACGCCGACTACCGGTACACCGAAACCGACGAGGAACTGCTCGGCGGCGCCGCGAAAAAATACAGCCTTACCTATAAGTCGAAAAACGTACCGTATACGCAGACGGAGTACGTGTTCAGCCGCGGCGGCATCACCTACACCGTGCGCTACAAGATCAACGAAGCGGTTAAAACGGAAGAGGCTGTGAAACGGATAAACGATTGTTTGGAGTCGATGAGATTTCTACCCCCTAAATCGGGGATCACCCCCTAA
- a CDS encoding GDSL-type esterase/lipase family protein, whose amino-acid sequence MIHEHVCFHNVEELELRTGMPGWVLQRYPKRVRDRLGEGYDERGRYVASMSTGCEMRFVTSSGRIRITLSAPVEEGDIVVYNGDFFHSLHRLESGKIQTLQLERSDRFAEVPKEALQTGRFSPDVWRIFVSRRYVAGPGFQVAYHHLETFGHPVRPPAPDEVPSVRWLAYGSSITHGSGATVNPNSYIQQAARRLGFDVLNKGLGGSCFCEKETADFFAAHPGWDVATLELGVNMRGFFTTEQFAERAGYLVRSMAAAHPGKPIFLITLFPNSADHHMSKDHAAKKANREFADVLRGLHRELASPNVHLLEGHELLPDFGALAADLIHPSDYGHIVIGENLAKRMKDFLL is encoded by the coding sequence ATGATACACGAACACGTCTGTTTTCATAATGTGGAAGAGCTGGAGCTGCGGACGGGAATGCCGGGCTGGGTTTTACAAAGGTACCCGAAACGGGTGAGAGACCGGCTCGGCGAAGGTTACGATGAGCGGGGCCGGTACGTGGCCTCGATGTCCACGGGGTGCGAAATGCGCTTCGTCACGTCCTCCGGCCGCATCCGCATCACGCTTTCCGCGCCGGTGGAGGAGGGGGACATCGTCGTATATAACGGCGATTTTTTTCATTCGCTGCACAGGCTGGAATCGGGAAAAATCCAAACGCTGCAGCTGGAGAGAAGCGACCGGTTTGCCGAGGTGCCGAAAGAGGCGCTGCAGACGGGGCGTTTTTCGCCGGACGTATGGCGCATCTTCGTCAGCCGCCGCTATGTCGCGGGCCCCGGCTTTCAGGTCGCGTACCACCATCTGGAAACGTTCGGCCACCCGGTCCGGCCGCCTGCGCCGGATGAGGTGCCGTCCGTTCGCTGGCTCGCTTACGGCTCTTCGATTACGCATGGGTCCGGGGCGACGGTGAACCCTAACAGCTACATCCAGCAGGCCGCCCGGCGTCTCGGCTTCGACGTGCTGAACAAGGGCCTCGGCGGCTCGTGCTTTTGCGAGAAGGAGACGGCGGACTTCTTCGCCGCGCATCCGGGCTGGGACGTGGCGACGCTGGAGCTCGGCGTGAATATGCGCGGGTTCTTTACGACGGAGCAATTCGCGGAGCGGGCGGGCTATTTGGTACGCAGCATGGCCGCAGCTCATCCCGGTAAGCCGATTTTCCTGATCACGCTGTTTCCGAACTCGGCCGACCATCATATGTCGAAAGACCATGCGGCGAAAAAAGCAAACCGGGAATTTGCGGATGTGCTCCGCGGCTTGCACCGCGAGCTTGCTTCGCCGAACGTGCATCTGCTCGAAGGGCATGAGCTGCTTCCCGATTTCGGCGCGCTGGCCGCGGATCTGATCCATCCTTCCGATTATGGGCACATTGTAATCGGCGAAAATTTGGCGAAGCGCATGAAGGATTTTCTTTTATGA
- a CDS encoding methyl-accepting chemotaxis protein, giving the protein MSLKMKLIAGFAGMLAAFLCVALFNLNQVEAIQAQLMFQNEKVELKQMALELKETVQELNVIASGLEISKKVEYIPIYNEKRKQFDQMIKRIGDTATTPDQIAWRSKLISLTVDYANTFDVAAKLVQENKLPPADMDKNMEYLYNESQKQKDQIFTYVDNFYVVYSGEAQAAIESSQTLLSRTATVMITAFGLVFVAAGIIAFTLIRSFTKPIGRIQHAVRRIAEGDLRHTIGSRSKDELGELSASFDHMIERVRDMLANTQAIAASLSDHARTFHGFADETAAANSEIVRAIEEISQGAGEQAAHSEKSVYIIAELQQEMDVISGAAGAMREASSAAAGNTENGVRAMDSLQAAAAESQAVFAAVLSAMDSLQESSRQIGRIIASIQEISTQTNVLSLNASIEAARAGVHGKGFMVIADEVRGLSAQTSRSAKMVEDIIGSLESRIVELQDGLQSARGMMSVQSGKLDETKTAFDAIRISVDELSGHIRHIHEKIAFAKQKNGTLVESVQFVASIAEETAAGVEEVNSASLTQDASIRRIVSEADDISLLSQKLFREIGMFRIDDAELDAGGGAGAAAGVADAAQPGGPLEPAHGLTRGRTAGVEAGGEASAAEAGSVPGIAAGAGDAGDDAEGGQGAATGAGSEAAPGNAPAATSKPAPAGGQGSDGNAAASVEEKKLVTV; this is encoded by the coding sequence ATGTCGTTAAAAATGAAGCTGATCGCGGGTTTTGCCGGAATGCTGGCCGCTTTCCTGTGTGTCGCCTTGTTTAACCTGAACCAGGTGGAGGCGATTCAAGCTCAGCTTATGTTTCAAAACGAAAAAGTCGAGCTTAAGCAGATGGCTTTAGAGCTTAAGGAGACGGTACAGGAGCTTAACGTCATAGCGTCGGGGCTGGAAATTTCCAAGAAAGTCGAATACATACCTATATATAATGAAAAACGAAAGCAATTCGACCAAATGATCAAGCGGATCGGCGATACCGCGACGACGCCCGATCAGATCGCCTGGCGCAGCAAGCTGATTTCGCTGACCGTCGATTATGCGAACACGTTCGACGTCGCGGCGAAGCTCGTTCAGGAAAACAAGCTGCCGCCCGCGGATATGGACAAGAATATGGAGTATTTGTACAACGAGTCGCAAAAGCAAAAGGATCAAATTTTTACCTATGTCGACAATTTTTACGTCGTCTATTCGGGCGAGGCGCAGGCGGCGATCGAAAGCTCGCAGACGCTGCTCAGCCGCACGGCGACGGTCATGATCACCGCTTTCGGGCTTGTGTTCGTCGCGGCCGGCATCATCGCTTTCACCTTGATCCGCTCGTTCACGAAGCCGATCGGACGCATTCAGCATGCCGTAAGGCGCATTGCGGAAGGCGATTTGCGCCATACGATCGGCAGCCGCTCGAAGGACGAGCTCGGCGAGCTCAGCGCCAGCTTCGACCATATGATCGAACGAGTCCGCGACATGCTGGCGAATACGCAGGCGATCGCCGCTTCATTGTCGGACCATGCGCGCACATTCCACGGGTTCGCGGACGAGACGGCCGCAGCCAATTCCGAAATCGTGCGGGCGATTGAGGAAATATCGCAAGGAGCGGGCGAGCAGGCCGCCCATTCTGAAAAAAGCGTCTATATCATCGCCGAGCTGCAGCAGGAAATGGACGTCATTTCCGGAGCCGCCGGAGCAATGCGCGAGGCCAGCTCCGCGGCCGCTGGCAACACGGAAAACGGCGTCCGCGCGATGGATTCGCTGCAAGCGGCGGCGGCCGAGTCGCAAGCCGTTTTCGCTGCCGTGCTGTCCGCGATGGATTCGCTGCAGGAAAGCTCGCGGCAGATCGGGCGTATCATCGCGTCGATTCAGGAAATTTCCACGCAAACGAACGTGCTGTCGTTAAACGCTTCTATTGAAGCGGCGCGCGCCGGAGTGCACGGCAAAGGCTTTATGGTCATCGCCGATGAGGTGCGGGGGCTTTCCGCGCAAACGTCCCGTTCCGCGAAGATGGTGGAAGACATTATCGGCTCGCTGGAAAGCCGCATCGTCGAGCTGCAGGACGGACTCCAGTCCGCCCGCGGCATGATGAGCGTGCAGTCCGGCAAGCTGGATGAAACGAAAACGGCTTTCGATGCGATCCGCATCTCGGTGGACGAGCTGAGCGGCCATATCCGGCATATCCATGAAAAAATCGCGTTCGCCAAGCAAAAAAACGGGACGCTCGTGGAGTCGGTGCAGTTCGTAGCTTCCATCGCGGAAGAAACGGCCGCCGGCGTCGAGGAGGTGAACTCCGCTTCGCTGACGCAGGACGCGTCGATCCGGCGGATCGTTTCCGAGGCGGACGATATCAGCCTGCTCTCGCAGAAGCTGTTCCGCGAGATCGGCATGTTCCGCATCGACGACGCGGAGCTTGATGCCGGCGGAGGCGCCGGAGCGGCAGCCGGCGTGGCGGACGCCGCGCAGCCGGGCGGGCCGCTCGAGCCGGCGCACGGCTTAACGCGTGGGCGGACGGCGGGGGTCGAAGCCGGCGGCGAGGCGTCAGCGGCGGAGGCCGGCTCGGTGCCCGGCATAGCGGCCGGAGCCGGAGATGCAGGCGACGACGCTGAGGGCGGCCAAGGCGCAGCCACCGGAGCGGGCTCGGAAGCGGCGCCCGGCAATGCCCCGGCGGCGACGTCGAAGCCTGCCCCTGCCGGCGGTCAAGGAAGCGATGGAAACGCCGCCGCTTCGGTTGAAGAGAAGAAGCTCGTTACCGTATAG
- a CDS encoding phosphate ABC transporter substrate-binding protein, with protein sequence MFKQMSRRSLSLAMIAVLSMGVLGACGSKTAEQPKTNTGAAPAQTTAPTPQPTKELSGTVTASGSSALLPLVKQAAEDFMKANPKVTVNVTAGGSGTGLKNVADGTSDIGNSDIEAGPEYKDKNLVDHVVAIAPFALIVHKDVKVDNLTKQQAADIFMGKITNWKDVGGADAKIVVVHRPDSSGSRALVKKIVLDGQEFTKDGVTQESSGAVATAVGQTANSIGYVDTPYLNDTIKALKFEGVAFSKDAIKDGKYPLYGVEHMYTKGEAKDAVKAFLDYIMGSEFQTKKVEELKFLPANLLKK encoded by the coding sequence ATGTTCAAGCAAATGTCTAGAAGAAGTTTGAGCCTGGCCATGATCGCGGTATTATCGATGGGGGTACTTGGAGCGTGCGGCAGCAAGACGGCGGAACAGCCGAAAACAAATACAGGCGCTGCACCCGCACAAACGACGGCGCCGACGCCGCAACCGACTAAAGAACTGAGCGGCACCGTAACGGCTTCCGGTTCCAGCGCACTGCTTCCTCTCGTGAAGCAAGCTGCGGAAGATTTCATGAAAGCCAATCCGAAGGTCACTGTCAACGTAACGGCAGGCGGCTCCGGCACAGGGCTGAAAAACGTGGCGGACGGCACGTCCGACATCGGCAACTCCGATATCGAAGCAGGTCCGGAGTACAAAGACAAAAACCTGGTCGACCACGTTGTAGCAATCGCACCGTTTGCACTTATCGTTCATAAAGATGTGAAAGTCGACAACCTGACCAAACAGCAAGCAGCCGACATTTTCATGGGTAAAATCACCAACTGGAAAGACGTAGGCGGTGCGGATGCGAAAATCGTCGTCGTACACCGTCCGGACAGCTCCGGTTCCCGTGCGCTCGTGAAGAAAATCGTGCTTGACGGCCAAGAATTCACGAAAGACGGCGTAACTCAAGAATCCAGCGGTGCTGTTGCTACGGCTGTTGGCCAAACGGCTAACTCCATCGGTTACGTGGATACGCCTTACCTGAACGACACGATCAAGGCGCTGAAATTCGAAGGCGTGGCATTCAGCAAGGATGCGATTAAAGACGGCAAATATCCGCTGTACGGCGTAGAGCATATGTATACTAAAGGCGAGGCGAAAGACGCAGTTAAAGCGTTCCTCGATTACATCATGGGAAGCGAATTCCAAACGAAGAAGGTTGAAGAGCTGAAGTTCCTGCCGGCCAACCTGCTGAAAAAATAA
- the ltrA gene encoding group II intron reverse transcriptase/maturase, which translates to MKEGKGEVGFREGVEVPRKRRWHSLIDKIWAMPNLEEAFREVKRNRGAAGVDGVTIKVFESELERNLRTLQQELRAKAYKPMPVRRMYISKENGGQRPLGIPAIRDRVVQAATRRILEPIYEATFMECSFGFRPGRSAHMALENIRKDLMDGYVYVIDADLKSYFDLIPHDKLLKAVKEEVVDGSVLKLIESFLKSGVMENGSFHLNEQGSPQGGVISPLLANIYLNPLDKLMTERKHRITRYADDFVICCKSQKGAERVLQGVIRLLEQELGLKVHPEKTKIVNNLEQSFMFLGHEFKPGFWVTPSSKAKQKFKERVKAITRRNQTVNVEQLIRKKLNPYLRGWGSYFGWGNVGSLMREYDAWIRRRLRMVQLRSWKKPKNFYRALRKNKWRGELPKMRMFAWRSSLSKPASVAMPNDWFRERGLVFLVDIYNEHHPQRG; encoded by the coding sequence ATGAAGGAAGGAAAAGGAGAGGTAGGCTTTCGTGAGGGAGTAGAAGTCCCGAGAAAACGCAGATGGCACAGCCTCATCGACAAGATATGGGCGATGCCGAACCTTGAGGAGGCATTCCGGGAGGTCAAGCGCAACCGGGGAGCAGCGGGAGTAGACGGAGTGACCATAAAGGTATTCGAGAGTGAACTGGAGCGTAACTTAAGAACGCTTCAGCAGGAGCTGCGGGCGAAGGCATACAAGCCGATGCCGGTCAGGCGCATGTACATTTCCAAGGAAAATGGGGGTCAAAGGCCGCTCGGGATACCCGCAATTCGCGATCGCGTAGTACAGGCGGCGACCCGCCGAATCCTCGAACCGATTTACGAGGCGACATTTATGGAGTGTAGTTTTGGGTTTCGCCCGGGACGCAGTGCACACATGGCGCTGGAGAACATTCGGAAAGATCTCATGGATGGATACGTTTATGTGATCGACGCCGACCTGAAATCGTATTTCGATCTCATTCCACATGACAAGTTGCTTAAGGCCGTCAAGGAAGAAGTGGTGGATGGTAGTGTCCTAAAGCTCATAGAAAGCTTCTTAAAGTCCGGAGTCATGGAGAACGGAAGTTTTCACCTGAACGAGCAAGGAAGTCCACAGGGTGGGGTTATTAGTCCGCTTTTGGCGAATATCTACCTAAACCCGCTGGATAAGCTCATGACTGAACGGAAGCACCGTATAACACGGTACGCCGATGATTTTGTGATCTGCTGCAAATCCCAAAAGGGGGCAGAGAGGGTACTCCAAGGTGTTATTCGTCTACTGGAACAAGAGCTTGGGCTCAAAGTACACCCGGAGAAAACCAAGATCGTGAACAACTTGGAACAGTCCTTTATGTTCCTAGGTCATGAGTTTAAACCGGGATTTTGGGTTACTCCATCCTCGAAAGCCAAACAGAAATTTAAAGAACGCGTGAAAGCAATTACGCGGCGGAACCAAACGGTGAATGTGGAACAGCTGATCCGAAAGAAGTTGAATCCATATTTACGTGGATGGGGTAGCTATTTTGGCTGGGGCAACGTAGGAAGTCTGATGAGAGAGTACGATGCATGGATAAGGAGAAGGCTCCGGATGGTACAGTTGCGGAGCTGGAAAAAGCCGAAGAACTTCTACAGGGCACTAAGAAAGAATAAGTGGAGGGGAGAGCTTCCCAAGATGCGTATGTTCGCATGGAGAAGCTCGCTATCCAAGCCAGCCAGTGTTGCAATGCCAAACGATTGGTTCAGAGAAAGAGGTCTCGTTTTTCTCGTAGACATCTATAATGAACATCATCCCCAGCGGGGATAA
- the pstC gene encoding phosphate ABC transporter permease subunit PstC, producing MRLVFVGSAVLVSAIIFSVMIFVGMQGVKTFQGVSPMEFFFSTDWTPSKDQFGAFSFLYSTMLLTLLSVVLSVPLALSGAIFMAKIAPNWMREILRPATDLFVGIPSVVYGLIGLTVIVPFLAKFNDGLGYGILPAAIILAIMILPTILSISEDAIRALPPRFEEASLALGATRWQTIWRVLLPAARPGILTGIILGMGRAIGETMAVFMVIGNSPQMPESLLDSTTVLTTAIVKDMGNTHYGSTWNNALYLMALLLLLISLSLILIIRIVAKRSELK from the coding sequence ATGCGCCTTGTATTTGTCGGCAGTGCGGTGCTCGTTTCCGCGATCATCTTTTCCGTGATGATTTTTGTCGGCATGCAGGGGGTAAAAACGTTCCAGGGCGTAAGCCCGATGGAATTTTTCTTCTCGACCGACTGGACCCCGAGCAAAGATCAATTCGGAGCGTTTTCCTTCTTATACAGCACGATGCTGCTTACGCTGCTTTCTGTCGTATTATCGGTGCCTTTGGCGCTTTCGGGAGCTATTTTCATGGCGAAAATCGCGCCGAACTGGATGCGGGAAATTTTGCGTCCGGCGACCGATCTGTTCGTCGGCATTCCTTCGGTCGTCTACGGATTGATCGGATTGACCGTCATCGTGCCGTTTTTGGCCAAGTTCAACGATGGCCTCGGTTACGGCATACTGCCTGCGGCGATCATTTTGGCGATCATGATTTTGCCGACGATTTTGTCGATTTCCGAAGATGCGATCCGCGCGCTGCCGCCGCGATTTGAAGAGGCGTCGCTGGCGCTCGGCGCAACGCGCTGGCAGACGATTTGGCGGGTGCTGCTGCCGGCGGCGCGTCCGGGAATACTGACGGGTATCATCCTCGGCATGGGCCGGGCGATTGGCGAAACGATGGCGGTATTTATGGTCATCGGGAACTCGCCGCAAATGCCGGAATCGCTGCTCGATTCCACGACGGTGCTGACGACGGCGATTGTAAAGGACATGGGTAATACGCACTACGGCTCGACCTGGAACAACGCGTTGTACCTGATGGCGCTGCTTCTGCTGCTGATCTCGCTGTCGCTTATTCTCATCATCCGCATCGTCGCCAAAAGGAGTGAACTGAAATGA
- the pstA gene encoding phosphate ABC transporter permease PstA → MTSKRADRLATGFFWATGFTIILLLLWFLIRILGDGLPVLSWKFITGKPQEIMAGGGVGPQLFNSFYILFLSLLFSLPIGIGAGVYLAIYAKKNRFTDVIRISVEALSSVPSIVFGLFGYLIFANLLGLKFSILGGAATLSLLNLPVLVRVTEEALRSVPESYWEASLALGSTRWQAIRKVLLPAAMPSLITGITLVAGRALGESAILIYTAGLSVSRFFPDWNPLTMGETLSVHLWYVQSEAIVPDAKQIAKGSAALLLIVVLIFNLLIGVPSRLLQKRLSGGK, encoded by the coding sequence ATGACCAGCAAACGCGCCGACCGGCTTGCAACCGGATTTTTCTGGGCAACAGGCTTTACGATTATATTGCTTCTCTTATGGTTTCTTATACGCATTCTGGGGGACGGATTGCCGGTATTGTCATGGAAATTCATCACCGGCAAACCTCAGGAGATTATGGCCGGCGGCGGGGTAGGGCCGCAGCTGTTCAACTCTTTCTACATTTTGTTCCTTTCGCTGCTGTTTTCGCTGCCGATCGGAATCGGGGCGGGCGTTTACCTGGCCATCTATGCGAAAAAAAACCGGTTCACCGATGTGATCCGGATCTCGGTCGAAGCATTGTCTTCCGTTCCTTCCATCGTATTCGGGCTGTTCGGCTACCTGATTTTCGCCAACTTGCTCGGGCTTAAGTTCTCCATCCTCGGCGGCGCCGCTACGCTATCGCTGCTGAATTTGCCGGTGCTCGTCCGCGTGACGGAGGAAGCGCTCCGCTCGGTGCCGGAGTCGTATTGGGAAGCGTCGCTTGCGCTCGGCTCGACGCGCTGGCAGGCGATTCGCAAGGTGCTGCTGCCGGCGGCCATGCCGAGCCTGATCACGGGAATTACGCTGGTCGCCGGCCGGGCGCTCGGGGAATCCGCGATTTTGATCTATACGGCAGGTTTGTCCGTATCGAGATTTTTCCCGGACTGGAATCCTCTGACGATGGGGGAAACGTTGTCCGTTCACTTGTGGTACGTGCAATCCGAGGCGATCGTACCTGACGCCAAGCAGATTGCCAAGGGCAGCGCAGCGCTCCTGCTGATCGTCGTCCTGATCTTTAACCTGCTGATCGGCGTGCCGAGCCGACTGCTGCAAAAACGACTTTCCGGGGGGAAATAA
- the pstB gene encoding phosphate ABC transporter ATP-binding protein PstB, producing MTVTTTATKHKIKVEQLNLYYGDNHALHDIDLNIESNHIVALIGPSGCGKSTFLRTLNRMNDLIDNVRITGNIFVDGQNIYDSQADVVSLRKRVGMVFQRPNPFPMSIYDNIAYGPRIHGTKKKSVLDDIVERSLKQAALWDEVKDRLNKSALGLSGGQQQRLCIARLLAVEPDVLLMDEPTSALDPISTLKVEELTQTLKDKYTIIIVTHNMQQAARISDYTSFFLNGILVETDKTDKIFTNPTDQRTEDYITGRFG from the coding sequence ATAACCGTGACGACTACAGCAACCAAGCATAAAATCAAAGTGGAGCAACTAAATTTATATTATGGGGACAACCATGCGCTTCATGATATCGATCTGAACATCGAAAGCAATCATATCGTGGCGCTGATCGGTCCGTCGGGCTGCGGCAAATCGACGTTTCTGCGGACGCTGAACCGGATGAACGATCTGATCGACAACGTACGGATTACGGGCAATATTTTTGTCGACGGTCAAAATATTTACGATTCCCAGGCGGACGTCGTCTCCTTGCGCAAAAGGGTCGGCATGGTGTTTCAGCGGCCGAACCCGTTTCCGATGAGCATTTACGACAACATCGCCTACGGACCGCGCATCCACGGCACGAAAAAGAAATCGGTGCTCGACGACATCGTCGAACGGAGCCTGAAGCAGGCCGCTTTGTGGGATGAAGTGAAGGACCGGCTGAACAAGTCCGCACTCGGGCTTTCCGGCGGTCAGCAGCAGCGGCTGTGCATTGCCAGACTGCTCGCCGTGGAGCCGGATGTGCTGCTGATGGACGAACCGACGTCGGCGCTCGATCCGATTTCGACGCTGAAGGTCGAGGAGTTGACGCAAACGCTGAAGGACAAATACACGATCATCATCGTGACGCACAACATGCAGCAGGCGGCACGGATTTCGGACTACACGTCCTTTTTCCTCAACGGCATTTTGGTGGAAACCGATAAAACCGATAAAATTTTCACAAACCCGACCGACCAAAGAACGGAAGATTACATCACCGGACGTTTCGGCTAG